From Chloroflexota bacterium, the proteins below share one genomic window:
- a CDS encoding 2-oxoacid:acceptor oxidoreductase family protein, giving the protein MRTTVQLRGVGGQSLPLIVSMLGRRAADAGVSLTSREVFGMAQRGGAVFATLDIDEPGPGCADDARSVLIAFELLEGVRGFEVLRPGEAAFVSTARLVPPDSWGGAATRYPTAEEVMRLAADLQVALTLVDAAASAPWRVVQAAIEAGAIPLGARTRTVAR; this is encoded by the coding sequence ATGCGGACGACCGTGCAGCTACGCGGGGTGGGTGGACAGTCGCTGCCGCTGATCGTGTCGATGCTCGGGCGGCGGGCGGCGGACGCCGGCGTCTCGCTGACGAGCCGCGAGGTCTTCGGCATGGCCCAGCGCGGCGGGGCGGTCTTCGCCACGCTCGACATCGACGAGCCGGGACCAGGGTGCGCCGACGACGCCCGCTCGGTGCTGATCGCCTTCGAGCTGCTGGAGGGTGTCCGAGGCTTCGAGGTGTTGCGGCCCGGCGAGGCCGCGTTCGTCTCGACGGCGCGGCTCGTACCGCCGGACTCCTGGGGCGGCGCGGCCACACGGTATCCCACGGCAGAGGAGGTGATGCGGCTCGCTGCCGACCTCCAGGTAGCCCTGACCCTGGTGGACGCGGCGGCGAGCGCGCCGTGGCGCGTGGTGCAGGCGGCCATCGAGGCCGGAGCGATCCCGCTCGGGGCGCGCACGCGGACGGTGGCCCGGTGA
- a CDS encoding 4'-phosphopantetheinyl transferase superfamily protein produces MTARPPAPSRPVAWRPTWPGPPLALPPGEAHLWQTAPDAPAGADLLAAYDALLSPAERARNRRFVFERHRRQDLVTRALVRTVLSTYCPTVEPAAWEFAAGPFGRPFVAGPMAQTGLSFNLSHTDGMIVCLVAAEREIGVDVEDTARNSATVEIADRYFSSDEVHRLRRLPLAAQPSRFFDIWTLKEAYIKARGLGLHLPLDQFTLSLQEGGPGHVNGPNGPCIGISFGPGIEDDPASWQLRILSLTARHRCAVAIRRQTHDLVLRRFTTTPLLDGRPAQPAGTTGADSHVCVS; encoded by the coding sequence ATGACCGCTCGGCCGCCGGCGCCTTCGCGCCCTGTCGCGTGGCGGCCGACCTGGCCCGGCCCGCCGCTGGCGTTGCCGCCCGGCGAAGCCCATCTCTGGCAGACAGCGCCAGACGCGCCGGCAGGCGCCGATCTGCTCGCCGCCTACGACGCCCTGCTCTCGCCCGCCGAGCGCGCCCGCAACCGGCGCTTCGTCTTCGAGCGGCACCGGCGGCAGGATCTGGTCACCCGGGCGCTGGTCCGCACGGTCCTCTCGACCTACTGCCCGACCGTCGAGCCGGCCGCCTGGGAGTTCGCGGCCGGGCCGTTCGGCCGACCGTTCGTGGCGGGGCCAATGGCACAGACAGGGCTGTCGTTCAACCTGTCGCACACCGATGGCATGATCGTCTGCCTGGTGGCGGCCGAGCGCGAGATCGGCGTCGATGTCGAGGACACGGCGCGGAACAGCGCCACCGTCGAGATCGCGGACCGCTACTTTTCGTCTGACGAGGTCCATCGGCTGCGACGTCTGCCGCTGGCCGCCCAGCCCAGCCGGTTCTTCGACATCTGGACCCTCAAAGAGGCGTACATCAAGGCGCGCGGCCTGGGGCTGCACCTGCCGCTCGACCAGTTCACACTCTCGCTTCAGGAGGGCGGACCCGGCCACGTAAACGGGCCGAACGGGCCGTGCATTGGGATCTCCTTCGGCCCGGGGATCGAGGACGACCCCGCTTCGTGGCAGCTCCGGATCCTGAGCCTGACGGCCAGACATCGCTGCGCCGTCGCCATCCGCCGACAGACCCACGACCTCGTGCTTCGACGCTTCACGACGACGCCATTGCTGGACGGTCGCCCGGCCCAGCCCGCGGGAACCACGGGAGCAGACAGCCATGTGTGCGTATCCTGA